One genomic region from Bombyx mori chromosome 6, ASM3026992v2 encodes:
- the LOC101745102 gene encoding uncharacterized protein LOC101745102 isoform X15, which yields MSICKSELLFSPVKEGGIHGVHFSVDSLDCELPTEQDLILTCQANKDNYTIAFEGSLTTYSEDSECVEPAVNQINDKLDKEEQTVSLESDERTRRNLELLERCKKITNKLSTSMARSDLGLTTWSKLKKQTVQSPLRRHPSGNNNGDSNETTDATNDMNNSVIKSQSLPNLYRRKLMNSSVISVALSNSTVDSFTANERLTGTPVCMKVYDVSQQRLSHGSQHSEPMSTSSTENHTSSDKSQPKQSFSLVKLFMKQKSESNDGIVSLDQMERSECWPSSSGGESGDSVGEQKHTDSESVNTGRPPLEIPSSNTDEAFSAVYEEIPSTNPTLFHVQNLNNRMYDEVLIEEEETADGAKLSDSESNLYATVNKTHIKRTHANIMNSPSKFRSSRKSCSSQSSATSVSISSCSESDGTQITRMNRILQRECCDHKATSTHIETDTIDKSMQTSSMQLSSSRYEREFFKVVEPSFLQKLKEGDCEKPVFILYPSYTLPDISFLNGRPNIYLNPMKVNVSPKSSQIKRNRVQVKSKRPFSCNDVEILKKKGLGHIKDWDSLNFLLPMECKQMLSEVPELMQHVKEKDGKFCNVTPSSKSKNRPVSCDCNNLAGNTTAVSSSSSTATQPSSGYRGSSTMLTDSSAQNSPAPANFNPLFVYRYDSATSSEASGNSEGQRVNPAAPRRSLSLVDQIRPPKQGEIVPPRPPLPKSILRKSMDKTRKSSTQTKRYSMFEMDDFMQDPIACATAVTEHKTKRRSLQEPYYLQNQNIDYRKNNDLAAKRLSQQFLDAAEKDADYNEYYPDEGVGTESSLESGKSNEIKLHRPHTPPMPKPRTKRMEYTEFPPPGALISSADLQQLEEFLKQSGLTCQNMDEWDQNQVQKVRNQVSKFLQMKRSQEENQRSTESSGSSCNSKKSVSFAQKSDAQVESLQTQAKTVEEIKGDALITPPNSPNISAVLAQRHYQAKNLAEIPICEEVEVSPDEFGSPIHFEGRPKYDLIDVSQKRALVSNVTDAVEMLIQHFSSATDQAELAFLGDSKQSPACAKIALNALCPALYAVFRDGLKENIETSFGAVNNSVWQMVESTARQGPITKSLNELVLRINSEDAVTEGLVKFNAFILGLLNAQTVDAWVSYVRTRESILAKHYGPDSLVLAGCVGEPRCRALLDTLLASLEPLKLLPFSLDLMFEMRELHRSFKRIENEMRAASRPTSINPPLTLNQRNLLKLVRSMQSSGVSSDDCQTSVIMRHREPKNKEPSTPDLLNDSANVKTAIEKNRPRSCVNPTAIGHDMCPNNSRIEMETNRRWSGVHLGSKLMQAFDRLVFDDSDDYTDSLETNKPCPRAPAGEAKLDFSGEEQWRPGSASSGGSGNAPTGKFRRLQLKWEMLSNAESPVTPSGETSPAAARGSKIPRPVSSPVRPQAPPLQSPAKNTHRGIPVPVRKGTSPTTATTQRPASSRTNTTNKKPSQTVNRIIPHTKRPNAMTDGTKDVKNVTNSKRSPTSRVDGAWPGGAAPRPASLPYGRPAPPPAPRRAASSSATRPSANTSHHKNKSRRAVSTSATRTRGGTALKVDKYVRTLWHRLPSDSGHLAFNEGERLRLVLEVDDQYLLCCRGDQKGLVPRDAVLLEDF from the exons ATGTCGATATGCAAGTCAGAACTGCTCTTTTCGCCTGTGAAGGAGGGCGGAATACACGGCGTCCATTTCAGCGTCGACAGTCTGGATTGTGAGCTGCCTACTGAGCAGGATCTTATTCTTACCTGCCAGGCTAATAAGGACAACTACACTATCGCCTTTGAGGGTAGTCTTACCACTTATTCTGAGGACAGTGAGTGCGTAGAACCGGCCGTCAATCAAATCAATG ACAAATTGGATAAGGAAGAACAAACAGTTTCGTTAGAGAGTGATGAGAGAACGCGTAGGAATTTAGAATTATTAGAAAGATGTaagaaaattacaaataaactaAGTACATCAATGGCCAGAAGTGACTTAGGATTAACGACGTGGAGTAAGCTTAAGAAGCAGACAGTCCAATCCCCTCTAAGAAG gCATCCATCCGGAAATAACAATGGAGATTCAAATGAAACAACTGATGCCACAAACGACATGAACAACTCAGTCATAAAAAGCCAAAGCCTGCCAAATCTTTATAGGAGAAAATTGATGAATAGTTCAGTTATCTCAGTAGCTCTCAGTAACTCAACG gtCGATTCATTTACTGCCAATGAACGTTTAACCGGTACGCCGGTTTGTATGAAAGTATACGATGTGTCGCAACAACGTTTATCTCATGGTAGCCAACATTCGGAGCCAATGAGCACATCATCTACAGAAAATCATACTTCGTCAGATAAAAGCCAACCCAAACAATCATTTAGCTtggtaaaattatttatgaaacaaaaaagtGAGAGCAATGATGGCATTGTCAGTTTGGATCAAATGGAAAGATCTGAATGTTGGCCATCCAGTTCCGGTGGAGAAAGTGGAGATTCAGTAGGAGAACAAAAACACACAGATTCCGAATCTGTAAATACTGGAAGACCTCCCTTAGAAATACCAAGCAGTAATACTGATGAGGCCTTTTCGGCAGTATATGAAGAAATACCATCTACTAACCCTACGCTCTTCCacgtacaaaatttaaataatagaatGTATGATGAAGTTTTGATCGAAGAAGAAGAAACAGCAGATGGAGCTAAGTTAAGCGACAGTGAAAGTAATCTTTATGCTACTGTCAACAAAACACATATTAAAAGAACGCACGCAAATATTATGAATAGTCCGTCAAAGTTCAGAAGCAGCAGAAAGTCTTGTTCTTCTCAATCATCAGCCACTAGTGTTAGTATTTCAAGTTGTTCCGAATCTGATGGAACTCAGATCACGAGGATGAATAGAATATTACAAAGAGAGTGTTGTGATCACAAAGCCACATCGACTCATATTGAAACTGATACTATAGATAAAAGCATGCAAACGTCAAGCATGCAACTTTCGAGCTCACGTTATGAACGTGAGTTCTTTAAAGTCGTGGAGCCTTCATTCTTGCAGAAGCTTAAAGAAGGAGACTGTGAGAAGCCAGTATTTATTTTGTACCCCAGTTACACGCTCCCCGATATAAGCTTCTTAAACGGAAGACCGAACATTTATCTAAATCCAATGAAAGTGAACGTTTCGCCGAAATCAAGTCAAATTAAAAGAAACAGAGTCCAAGTTAAAAGTAAAAGGCCTTTCTCGTGCAATGATGTCgaaatattgaaaaagaaagGTCTCGGTCACATCAAAGACTGGGACTCGTTAAACTTTTTACTTCCAATGGAATGTAAGCAAATGCTATCAGAAGTTCCAGAACTAATGCAACACGTGAAAGAAAAAGATGGAAAATTCTGTAATGTAACGCCATCTTCGAAATCTAAAAATCGACCCGTCAGTTGTGATTGCAATAATTTGGCTGGCAACACTACAGCTGTTTCTTCAAGTTCTAGCACTGCTACGCAACCGTCTTCCGGCTACCGGGGTTCATCGACCATGTTAACAGACTCTTCAGCACAAAACAGCCCCGCTCCCGCAAACTTCAATCCGTTATTCGTATATCGATACGACAGCGCAACAAGCTCTGAAGCGAGCGGTAACAGCGAGGGACAAAGAGTTAATCCTGCTGCGCCGAGACGTTCTCTGTCATTAGTAGATCAAATCCGCCCACCAAAGCAAGGCGAAATAGTGCCTCCGAGGCCACCCTTACCAAAAAGCATATTACGCAAATCCATGGACAAAACTCGTAAATCAAGCACACAAACCAAACGATACAGCATGTTTGAAATGGACGATTTTATGCAAGATCCGATTGCGTGCGCGACCGCAGTAACGGAACACAAGACCAAGAGAAGATCCCTTCAAGAACCGTACTATTTGCAAAATCAAAATATTGATTACAGAAAAAATAACGATTTAGCAGCCAAGAGATTATCTCAACAGTTTCTGGACGCTGCGGAAAAGGATGCTGATTACAATGAGTACTACCCGGACGAGGGCGTTGGAACCGAAAGTAGCTTAGAGTCTGGGAAATCTAACGAAATTAAATTACACCGACCTCACACTCCTCCAATGCCAAAACCACGAACTAAACGAATGGAATACACAGAGTTCCCCCCTCCAGGCGCATTAATCAGCAGCGCCGATCTACAACAGCTCGAAGAATTTTTAAAGCAAAGTGGTTTAACCTGTCAGAACATGGACGAGTGGGATCAAAATCAAGTGCAGAAGGTAAGAAATCAGGTTAGCAAATTCCTTCAAATGAAACGTTCCCAAGAGGAGAATCAGAGGTCCACAGAATCGAGTGGTAGTAGTTGCAATAGTAAGAAATCTGTAAGTTTTGCGCAGAAGTCTGATGCTCAAGTCGAGAGTCTACAGACTCAAGCGAAGACTGTAGAAGAAATCAAAGGAGATGCTTTAATTACTCCGCCAAATTCCCCAAATATATCAGCGGTGTTGGCTCAGAGGCATTACCAG GCCAAAAATTTAGCAGAAATACCAATATGCGAAGAGGTCGAAGTTAGTCCAGATGAATTTGGCAGCCCTATTCATTTTGAAGGGAGACCCAAATACGATTTGATTGATGTATCACAAAAGAGAG CTTTAGTATCGAATGTGACTGATGCCGTAGAGATGCTAATTCAGCACTTTTCCTCGGCGACCGATCAAGCTGAGCTGGCATTCTTGGGAGATTCGAAACAATCCCCAGCCTGCGCTAAAATAGCTCTTAACGCATTATGTCCAGCTTTGTACGCAGTATTCAGAGACGGCCTCAAAGAGAACATAGAGACATCTTTCGGTGCCGTCAATAATTCGGTTTGGCAAATGGTCGAGTCTACTGCTCGACAAG GTCCAATAACAAAGTCTTTGAACGAATTGGTGTTGAGGATCAACAGCGAAGATGCTGTTACAGAAGGATTGGTCAAATTTAATGCATTCATACTGGGTTTGCTCAA CGCGCAGACTGTGGACGCGTGGGTATCGTACGTTCGAACGCGGGAGTCAATTCTCGCGAAGCACTACGGGCCGGATTCACTGGTCCTCGCAGGGTGCGTCGGGGAGCCTCGCTGCCGAGCCCTCCTGGACACGTTACTGGCGAGCCTCGAGCCGCTCAAACTACTGCCCTTCTCCTTAGATCTCATGTTTGAAATGAGGGAACTCCATCGAAGCTTCAAAAGAATCGAAAACGAAATGCGCGCCGCCAGCAGG CCCACTTCGATTAACCCGCCACTAACACTGAACCAACGGAACTTGCTGAAGTTGGTGCGCTCGATGCAGTCGAGCGGCGTCTCCAGCGACGACTGTCAGACCAGCGTAATCATGAGACACAGGGAGCCGAAGAACAAAGAGCCATCGACTCCCGACTTGCTAAACGATTCAGCGAACGTAAAGACCGCCATTGAAAAGAACAGGCCGCGGTCCTGCGTCAACCCGACCGCTATAGGTCACGACATGTGCCCGAATAACAGCAGAATAGAAATGGAGACGAACCGCCGCTGGTCCGGTGTCCACTTGGGCTCGAAACTGATGCAGGCCTTCGACAGACTAGTGttcgacgacagcgacgactaCACAGATAGCTTAGAGACTAACAAACCGTGTCCCAGAGCCCCCGCCGGTGAAGCGAAG TTGGACTTCAGCGGTGAGGAACAATGGAGGCCCGGCTCGGCGAGCAGCGGAGGAAGCGGAAACGCGCCCACCGGCAAGTTCCGCCGCCTTCAACTCAAATGGGAGATGCTTAGTAATGCTGAGAGCCCAGTCACGCCTTCCG GAGAGACTTCCCCTGCCGCGGCCCGAGGCTCGAAGATCCCGCGTCCGGTGTCGTCGCCCGTGCGGCCTCAGGCCCCCCCACTGCAATCTCCCGCCAAGAACACGCATCG GGGCATCCCGGTACCAGTACGAAAAGGTACCTCACCGACCACTGCGACCACACAACGTCCCGCCAGCTCACGCACGAATACGACCAACAAAAAACCGTCACAAACCGTCAACAG AATTATACCGCACACGAAGAGACCCAATGCGATGACAGATGGAACGAAAGACGTTAAAAACGTGACAAACTCTAAGAGATCGCC AACGTCTCGCGTGGACGGCGCGTGGCCGGGCGGCGCCGCCCCGCGCCCCGCGTCCCTCCCGTAcggccgccccgccccgccccccgCACCCCGCCGCGCCGCCTCCTCCTCCGCCACGCGCCCGAGCGCCAACACCTCACACCACAAGAACAA GTCACGGCGCGCTGTCTCCACCTCTGCAACTAGAACTCGTGGTGGCACAGCCCTAAAGGTGGACAA ATACGTGAGGACGTTATGGCATCGGTTGCCATCTGACTCCGGTCACCTAGCTTTCAACGAGGGCGAACGTCTCCGGCTAGTCTTGGAGGTAGACGACCAGTACTTACTCTGCTGCAGGGGTGATCAAAAGGGTCTGGTACCCAGGGATGCTGTGCTCTTAGAGGATTTCTGA
- the LOC101745102 gene encoding uncharacterized protein LOC101745102 isoform X9, with amino-acid sequence MIAIVLCIVGKILELTRNAYDRDVNKDFGPLNAFGISRKRKRKRGPPPRLGLKAASPGVAGADEDCNSNTSLAGSQHSAHDDLDAHCDNSGYLWFLDYNPIFRDGSCHHTSVLSSVSASYKGISDLAARFEFTSRYNDIARDLDANLAEADMESFRTEDIHALLMTANLPHDTINDDRTHDSNPRGEMFASISSSLMERFRFDSSISIGSSLQGEESVGSINTMSICKSELLFSPVKEGGIHGVHFSVDSLDCELPTEQDLILTCQANKDNYTIAFEGSLTTYSEDSECVEPAVNQINDKLDKEEQTVSLESDERTRRNLELLERCKKITNKLSTSMARSDLGLTTWSKLKKQTVQSPLRRHPSGNNNGDSNETTDATNDMNNSVIKSQSLPNLYRRKLMNSSVISVALSNSTVDSFTANERLTGTPVCMKVYDVSQQRLSHGSQHSEPMSTSSTENHTSSDKSQPKQSFSLVKLFMKQKSESNDGIVSLDQMERSECWPSSSGGESGDSVGEQKHTDSESVNTGRPPLEIPSSNTDEAFSAVYEEIPSTNPTLFHVQNLNNRMYDEVLIEEEETADGAKLSDSESNLYATVNKTHIKRTHANIMNSPSKFRSSRKSCSSQSSATSVSISSCSESDGTQITRMNRILQRECCDHKATSTHIETDTIDKSMQTSSMQLSSSRYEREFFKVVEPSFLQKLKEGDCEKPVFILYPSYTLPDISFLNGRPNIYLNPMKVNVSPKSSQIKRNRVQVKSKRPFSCNDVEILKKKGLGHIKDWDSLNFLLPMECKQMLSEVPELMQHVKEKDGKFCNVTPSSKSKNRPVSCDCNNLAGNTTAVSSSSSTATQPSSGYRGSSTMLTDSSAQNSPAPANFNPLFVYRYDSATSSEASGNSEGQRVNPAAPRRSLSLVDQIRPPKQGEIVPPRPPLPKSILRKSMDKTRKSSTQTKRYSMFEMDDFMQDPIACATAVTEHKTKRRSLQEPYYLQNQNIDYRKNNDLAAKRLSQQFLDAAEKDADYNEYYPDEGVGTESSLESGKSNEIKLHRPHTPPMPKPRTKRMEYTEFPPPGALISSADLQQLEEFLKQSGLTCQNMDEWDQNQVQKAKNLAEIPICEEVEVSPDEFGSPIHFEGRPKYDLIDVSQKRALVSNVTDAVEMLIQHFSSATDQAELAFLGDSKQSPACAKIALNALCPALYAVFRDGLKENIETSFGAVNNSVWQMVESTARQGPITKSLNELVLRINSEDAVTEGLVKFNAFILGLLNAQTVDAWVSYVRTRESILAKHYGPDSLVLAGCVGEPRCRALLDTLLASLEPLKLLPFSLDLMFEMRELHRSFKRIENEMRAASRPTSINPPLTLNQRNLLKLVRSMQSSGVSSDDCQTSVIMRHREPKNKEPSTPDLLNDSANVKTAIEKNRPRSCVNPTAIGHDMCPNNSRIEMETNRRWSGVHLGSKLMQAFDRLVFDDSDDYTDSLETNKPCPRAPAGEAKLDFSGEEQWRPGSASSGGSGNAPTGKFRRLQLKWEMLSNAESPVTPSGETSPAAARGSKIPRPVSSPVRPQAPPLQSPAKNTHRGIPVPVRKGTSPTTATTQRPASSRTNTTNKKPSQTVNRIIPHTKRPNAMTDGTKDVKNVTNSKRSPTSRVDGAWPGGAAPRPASLPYGRPAPPPAPRRAASSSATRPSANTSHHKNKSRRAVSTSATRTRGGTALKVDKYVRTLWHRLPSDSGHLAFNEGERLRLVLEVDDQYLLCCRGDQKGLVPRDAVLLEDF; translated from the exons GGCCACCGCCAAGGTTGGGGCTGAAGGCGGCAAGCCCCGGCGTGGCAGGCGCCGACGAGGATTGTAACAGCAACACCAGTCTCGCTGGAAGCCAGCACTCGGCTCACGATGACCTCGACGCGCACTGCGACAATTCTGGTTATCTTTGGTTCCTTGACTACAA TCCAATTTTCCGAGACGGCTCCTGCCACCACACCTCAGTGTTGTCCTCCGTGTCGGCTTCGTACAAAGGCATAAGTGACCTCGCCGCACGCTTCGAGTTCACGTCTCGATATAACGACATCGCGAGAGATCTAGACGCAAATCTCGCGGAGGCCGACATGGAAAGCTTCAGAACCGAAGACATACATGCACTGCTGATGACCGCCAACTTGCCACACGACACCATCAACGACGACAGAACGCATGAT AGTAACCCCCGAGGCGAGATGTTCGCGAGCATCTCTAGCTCTCTCATGGAAAGGTTTCGGTTCGACAGCAGTATCAGTATCGGCAGTAGTTTGCAG GGTGAAGAATCTGTCGGTTCAATCAACACGATGTCGATATGCAAGTCAGAACTGCTCTTTTCGCCTGTGAAGGAGGGCGGAATACACGGCGTCCATTTCAGCGTCGACAGTCTGGATTGTGAGCTGCCTACTGAGCAGGATCTTATTCTTACCTGCCAGGCTAATAAGGACAACTACACTATCGCCTTTGAGGGTAGTCTTACCACTTATTCTGAGGACAGTGAGTGCGTAGAACCGGCCGTCAATCAAATCAATG ACAAATTGGATAAGGAAGAACAAACAGTTTCGTTAGAGAGTGATGAGAGAACGCGTAGGAATTTAGAATTATTAGAAAGATGTaagaaaattacaaataaactaAGTACATCAATGGCCAGAAGTGACTTAGGATTAACGACGTGGAGTAAGCTTAAGAAGCAGACAGTCCAATCCCCTCTAAGAAG gCATCCATCCGGAAATAACAATGGAGATTCAAATGAAACAACTGATGCCACAAACGACATGAACAACTCAGTCATAAAAAGCCAAAGCCTGCCAAATCTTTATAGGAGAAAATTGATGAATAGTTCAGTTATCTCAGTAGCTCTCAGTAACTCAACG gtCGATTCATTTACTGCCAATGAACGTTTAACCGGTACGCCGGTTTGTATGAAAGTATACGATGTGTCGCAACAACGTTTATCTCATGGTAGCCAACATTCGGAGCCAATGAGCACATCATCTACAGAAAATCATACTTCGTCAGATAAAAGCCAACCCAAACAATCATTTAGCTtggtaaaattatttatgaaacaaaaaagtGAGAGCAATGATGGCATTGTCAGTTTGGATCAAATGGAAAGATCTGAATGTTGGCCATCCAGTTCCGGTGGAGAAAGTGGAGATTCAGTAGGAGAACAAAAACACACAGATTCCGAATCTGTAAATACTGGAAGACCTCCCTTAGAAATACCAAGCAGTAATACTGATGAGGCCTTTTCGGCAGTATATGAAGAAATACCATCTACTAACCCTACGCTCTTCCacgtacaaaatttaaataatagaatGTATGATGAAGTTTTGATCGAAGAAGAAGAAACAGCAGATGGAGCTAAGTTAAGCGACAGTGAAAGTAATCTTTATGCTACTGTCAACAAAACACATATTAAAAGAACGCACGCAAATATTATGAATAGTCCGTCAAAGTTCAGAAGCAGCAGAAAGTCTTGTTCTTCTCAATCATCAGCCACTAGTGTTAGTATTTCAAGTTGTTCCGAATCTGATGGAACTCAGATCACGAGGATGAATAGAATATTACAAAGAGAGTGTTGTGATCACAAAGCCACATCGACTCATATTGAAACTGATACTATAGATAAAAGCATGCAAACGTCAAGCATGCAACTTTCGAGCTCACGTTATGAACGTGAGTTCTTTAAAGTCGTGGAGCCTTCATTCTTGCAGAAGCTTAAAGAAGGAGACTGTGAGAAGCCAGTATTTATTTTGTACCCCAGTTACACGCTCCCCGATATAAGCTTCTTAAACGGAAGACCGAACATTTATCTAAATCCAATGAAAGTGAACGTTTCGCCGAAATCAAGTCAAATTAAAAGAAACAGAGTCCAAGTTAAAAGTAAAAGGCCTTTCTCGTGCAATGATGTCgaaatattgaaaaagaaagGTCTCGGTCACATCAAAGACTGGGACTCGTTAAACTTTTTACTTCCAATGGAATGTAAGCAAATGCTATCAGAAGTTCCAGAACTAATGCAACACGTGAAAGAAAAAGATGGAAAATTCTGTAATGTAACGCCATCTTCGAAATCTAAAAATCGACCCGTCAGTTGTGATTGCAATAATTTGGCTGGCAACACTACAGCTGTTTCTTCAAGTTCTAGCACTGCTACGCAACCGTCTTCCGGCTACCGGGGTTCATCGACCATGTTAACAGACTCTTCAGCACAAAACAGCCCCGCTCCCGCAAACTTCAATCCGTTATTCGTATATCGATACGACAGCGCAACAAGCTCTGAAGCGAGCGGTAACAGCGAGGGACAAAGAGTTAATCCTGCTGCGCCGAGACGTTCTCTGTCATTAGTAGATCAAATCCGCCCACCAAAGCAAGGCGAAATAGTGCCTCCGAGGCCACCCTTACCAAAAAGCATATTACGCAAATCCATGGACAAAACTCGTAAATCAAGCACACAAACCAAACGATACAGCATGTTTGAAATGGACGATTTTATGCAAGATCCGATTGCGTGCGCGACCGCAGTAACGGAACACAAGACCAAGAGAAGATCCCTTCAAGAACCGTACTATTTGCAAAATCAAAATATTGATTACAGAAAAAATAACGATTTAGCAGCCAAGAGATTATCTCAACAGTTTCTGGACGCTGCGGAAAAGGATGCTGATTACAATGAGTACTACCCGGACGAGGGCGTTGGAACCGAAAGTAGCTTAGAGTCTGGGAAATCTAACGAAATTAAATTACACCGACCTCACACTCCTCCAATGCCAAAACCACGAACTAAACGAATGGAATACACAGAGTTCCCCCCTCCAGGCGCATTAATCAGCAGCGCCGATCTACAACAGCTCGAAGAATTTTTAAAGCAAAGTGGTTTAACCTGTCAGAACATGGACGAGTGGGATCAAAATCAAGTGCAGAAG GCCAAAAATTTAGCAGAAATACCAATATGCGAAGAGGTCGAAGTTAGTCCAGATGAATTTGGCAGCCCTATTCATTTTGAAGGGAGACCCAAATACGATTTGATTGATGTATCACAAAAGAGAG CTTTAGTATCGAATGTGACTGATGCCGTAGAGATGCTAATTCAGCACTTTTCCTCGGCGACCGATCAAGCTGAGCTGGCATTCTTGGGAGATTCGAAACAATCCCCAGCCTGCGCTAAAATAGCTCTTAACGCATTATGTCCAGCTTTGTACGCAGTATTCAGAGACGGCCTCAAAGAGAACATAGAGACATCTTTCGGTGCCGTCAATAATTCGGTTTGGCAAATGGTCGAGTCTACTGCTCGACAAG GTCCAATAACAAAGTCTTTGAACGAATTGGTGTTGAGGATCAACAGCGAAGATGCTGTTACAGAAGGATTGGTCAAATTTAATGCATTCATACTGGGTTTGCTCAA CGCGCAGACTGTGGACGCGTGGGTATCGTACGTTCGAACGCGGGAGTCAATTCTCGCGAAGCACTACGGGCCGGATTCACTGGTCCTCGCAGGGTGCGTCGGGGAGCCTCGCTGCCGAGCCCTCCTGGACACGTTACTGGCGAGCCTCGAGCCGCTCAAACTACTGCCCTTCTCCTTAGATCTCATGTTTGAAATGAGGGAACTCCATCGAAGCTTCAAAAGAATCGAAAACGAAATGCGCGCCGCCAGCAGG CCCACTTCGATTAACCCGCCACTAACACTGAACCAACGGAACTTGCTGAAGTTGGTGCGCTCGATGCAGTCGAGCGGCGTCTCCAGCGACGACTGTCAGACCAGCGTAATCATGAGACACAGGGAGCCGAAGAACAAAGAGCCATCGACTCCCGACTTGCTAAACGATTCAGCGAACGTAAAGACCGCCATTGAAAAGAACAGGCCGCGGTCCTGCGTCAACCCGACCGCTATAGGTCACGACATGTGCCCGAATAACAGCAGAATAGAAATGGAGACGAACCGCCGCTGGTCCGGTGTCCACTTGGGCTCGAAACTGATGCAGGCCTTCGACAGACTAGTGttcgacgacagcgacgactaCACAGATAGCTTAGAGACTAACAAACCGTGTCCCAGAGCCCCCGCCGGTGAAGCGAAG TTGGACTTCAGCGGTGAGGAACAATGGAGGCCCGGCTCGGCGAGCAGCGGAGGAAGCGGAAACGCGCCCACCGGCAAGTTCCGCCGCCTTCAACTCAAATGGGAGATGCTTAGTAATGCTGAGAGCCCAGTCACGCCTTCCG GAGAGACTTCCCCTGCCGCGGCCCGAGGCTCGAAGATCCCGCGTCCGGTGTCGTCGCCCGTGCGGCCTCAGGCCCCCCCACTGCAATCTCCCGCCAAGAACACGCATCG GGGCATCCCGGTACCAGTACGAAAAGGTACCTCACCGACCACTGCGACCACACAACGTCCCGCCAGCTCACGCACGAATACGACCAACAAAAAACCGTCACAAACCGTCAACAG AATTATACCGCACACGAAGAGACCCAATGCGATGACAGATGGAACGAAAGACGTTAAAAACGTGACAAACTCTAAGAGATCGCC AACGTCTCGCGTGGACGGCGCGTGGCCGGGCGGCGCCGCCCCGCGCCCCGCGTCCCTCCCGTAcggccgccccgccccgccccccgCACCCCGCCGCGCCGCCTCCTCCTCCGCCACGCGCCCGAGCGCCAACACCTCACACCACAAGAACAA GTCACGGCGCGCTGTCTCCACCTCTGCAACTAGAACTCGTGGTGGCACAGCCCTAAAGGTGGACAA ATACGTGAGGACGTTATGGCATCGGTTGCCATCTGACTCCGGTCACCTAGCTTTCAACGAGGGCGAACGTCTCCGGCTAGTCTTGGAGGTAGACGACCAGTACTTACTCTGCTGCAGGGGTGATCAAAAGGGTCTGGTACCCAGGGATGCTGTGCTCTTAGAGGATTTCTGA